CTGGATGTGGCCGCGGCCGAGGGCCTTCACCTCGCAGCCCAGCTCGAAGTAGCGGCGGATGCGGTCGTCCGTCAGGATCCCGAAGCAGTCCACGACCGCCAGCGGCGCGCCGGCCCAGGCGACCACCTGTTCCGGCTCGAGATCCAGGTACGGCTTGTGGCGGACCGCCAGGACCAGGGCCTCAGCGCCGACCAGCGCCTTTGGCAGATCCTTCTGCACGCGGATCTCGGTCAGCGCGTCCTGGTTGCGGAAGAACCGCGACCACGAGTGGCCTGGCGCCGGGTATTCCGACTGGTTCTCCAGCTCGTACCAGTGGTCCACGTACGGGTCGTGCACGTGCATTTCGGCGCCCATCTCGGTGAGCTTGCGCACCACCAGTTCCGACCCGCTGTAGCGCGTGTCGCCCACGTCCTCGCGGTAGCTCGCGCCGCACAGCAGGACGTTGGCGCCCGCGATGTAGCGCCCCATGTTCCTGAGCGCGTCGCGCACCAGCTCGGCGACGTGCAACCCGCGCGTGTCGTTGATGTCGATCGCCGTCGGCGTGATGCGGAACAGCTGGTCCTGGTCCTCGAAGCCGAGGATGTGCTTGTAGGCCCAGTACCCGAGGCCGCCGTCCTTCGGCAGGCAGTAGCCGCCGATGCCAGGTCCTGGAAAGAGGATGTTGCTGTGGGTCGGCCGCATCTTGATCGCGTTGATGACCTTCACCAGGTCCACGCCGTTGCGCTCGGCGAACAGGCTCCACTCGTTGAGGAACGCGAGGATCGTGGCGCGGTAGGAGTTCTCGACGATCTTCGTCGTCTCCGACTCGATCGGCCGGTCCATCACCGTGAGCGGGAAGTCGCGGGTGTTGAGGATCTCGCCGAGGAACTTCACCGTGCGCTCTTTGGCTTCGGGCGTGCAGCCCGAGCACACGCGCCAGAAGTCGCGGATGCTCCGGACGTACTCGCGGCCCGGCATGACGCGCTCGAAGCTGTGCGCCAGCAGCGGCTCGGACGCGATGGCGCGCGCGGCGAATGCGCGCTTCATGATCGGCCACGCGACGAATTCGGTGGTGCCGGGCGCCACGGTCGTTTCGATCAGCACCAGGCACGACGCGGGGATCTTCTCGCCGATCGTCCGCATCGTCTGCTCGAGCGCCGTCATCTCGGCGCTGCCGGTCTTCATCGTGCCGAGGTCGCGCTTCGAGAAGTCGCACTGCACGTCCACCACCACGCAGTCGGCGAGCGAAAGGCAGTCGGCGTTGTGCGTGGCGACGAGGGTCTTCTTCTCGATGACCGTCCGATGGATCATCGGGTCGACTTCGGGGTCTTCGGCCTTGACCGGCGACTCGCCGCGGGCGAGGAGCGGGATCTTCCAGTAGCTGCGGGCGCTCGGGCGCTGGCAACCGATCACGAACTTGCCGGGCTTCCCGTCAGCGCCGACCGAGTCGGCGACGATGGCGGCCATGACGGCGCCGACGAAGCCGACGCCCATGACGACGATGATTTCCTTGCCCTCGGCGCGGGCCTGCGCGGCGAGGGCCTGAACGCGGGCGAACTCGCGGGCATCGTCTTCGGGGCGGGGCAGCGGGAATTTCTCGCCGGCGGGGCTGACTGAGTAGCTGGGCATTCGTGTCGCTCCGTGGTGTTGTTGAAGTCGATGTCCTGACGGTCCAGAGGGGTCATCGCGCAGGTCTCCGGGAGGCCGGTGTGGAGTTTCTGCGCGCTCCTGCCGCCGGGACGACGACGATAGCGTCGTCGGAGGCGGGACGCAAGAACGAAATCGCTCGGGAAGTGGTGATGTTCGGCCGAGCGCCAGAGGTCGGCATCGATGGTTCGCTGTTCGGCGAGCCGGCGGTCGAACTCCGCTGACCCTGTCGGCCGATGGGCATGATCACTCCGAGGGTGATTTCCGGCGGTGGCCCTACACTCTGCCGGCCTCGAGCTCTTCGAGGAAGTGGGGTACGGGGAGGGCATCCACGCCGTCGGCCGTTCGGAAGGGGCGCTCGCCAAGAAACACCATCAGGCGGCGCGTGAGACCTGGGAGGGCGGCGATAGCCTTCAGTCCTGCGAAGTCGCGGGTGCCGAGGCGCGTCTTGGCCTTGACCTCGATGGCGACAGACTCGCCGCCTCTCTGAACGAGGAAGTCCACCTCCGTTCCGCCGCCAGCCGGCGACCAGTAGAACAGGCCGTCGTGGCGACCGCCGAGGCCCGATATCGGGTCGCCGTAGGCGCGCAGCAGCATGGCCACCCAGCCTTCGAGCAATGCGCCTGGCTCGGCGATGGTCGGGGGATGGAATTCCTGCCGGACGGTACGAACGACACCGGGATCGGTCCAGTAGAGTTTCGGGTGCCGTCGTTCCTTCACGCGGAGACGTGCTTCGTAGGCGGGCAGCGGCCAGGCCAGGTAGGCGTCTTCGAGCACCTCGAGGTAGCCGACCACGGTGGTTCTGGCCACGCCGGCGTCGCGCGCCAGGCCTGCGATATTCAGCACTTGGCCGTGGAACAGGGCGGCGACGGGCAGGAAGCGGGCGAACCCCGGGAGGTTTCGAACAAGCGCCTCATCGGCGGCAAGTTCCTGCGGAAGGAGCGGCATCAGCACCCGTTGCAGCGCTCGACCGGCCAGGAGATTCGAACCGGCACGCTTCAACTTCCGGGCGCTGGAGCCGGGCAGAACGAATCGGAGCTGGCGCTCCTCGATGAAGCGGTGGACCTCATTCAGCAGCGTCGGGAGACGCTGAATCTCGTCAACGACCACCGTGGCTGCGGGGGGACACAGGGCCAGCTCGCGTCCGAACAGGCCGGGGTCGCGGAGGTAGAGCGAACTCGACCTGCTCGTGTTCCAGGACGGCCGGCGCCTGGGCTTCGAGGTGAAGTACACCGACCGTCCCGCGATGACCGGCTCACTGCGGCTGGCGTTGGACGAGCTGCGTCTCGACGAGCTGACGGTCGTGATCCCTGGCGACGCGGATTACGCGCTGACGGATCGGGTCAGGGTCCGGGGCCTCTCGCGTGTCGTGACGGGCGCGTGAACCGTCCTCGTCGGAGACGAATCCTCCCGGCGACGATACCGGGGGGATTCAGGCGTCGAGTGGAAGGTCGATCTCCCCGATGGTCTTGACGTCGATTCCGTCACCAAGCGGGTACCCGTTGCGCGCCCGGCACACAATTGCCGCGGTCGCGACGTGTTCCGGGCCCAATACCCGGCGG
This genomic interval from Vicinamibacterales bacterium contains the following:
- a CDS encoding UDP binding domain-containing protein, with product MPSYSVSPAGEKFPLPRPEDDAREFARVQALAAQARAEGKEIIVVMGVGFVGAVMAAIVADSVGADGKPGKFVIGCQRPSARSYWKIPLLARGESPVKAEDPEVDPMIHRTVIEKKTLVATHNADCLSLADCVVVDVQCDFSKRDLGTMKTGSAEMTALEQTMRTIGEKIPASCLVLIETTVAPGTTEFVAWPIMKRAFAARAIASEPLLAHSFERVMPGREYVRSIRDFWRVCSGCTPEAKERTVKFLGEILNTRDFPLTVMDRPIESETTKIVENSYRATILAFLNEWSLFAERNGVDLVKVINAIKMRPTHSNILFPGPGIGGYCLPKDGGLGYWAYKHILGFEDQDQLFRITPTAIDINDTRGLHVAELVRDALRNMGRYIAGANVLLCGASYREDVGDTRYSGSELVVRKLTEMGAEMHVHDPYVDHWYELENQSEYPAPGHSWSRFFRNQDALTEIRVQKDLPKALVGAEALVLAVRHKPYLDLEPEQVVAWAGAPLAVVDCFGILTDDRIRRYFELGCEVKALGRGHIQRIKEEVRGKRSRN
- a CDS encoding DUF4143 domain-containing protein: MYFTSKPRRRPSWNTSRSSSLYLRDPGLFGRELALCPPAATVVVDEIQRLPTLLNEVHRFIEERQLRFVLPGSSARKLKRAGSNLLAGRALQRVLMPLLPQELAADEALVRNLPGFARFLPVAALFHGQVLNIAGLARDAGVARTTVVGYLEVLEDAYLAWPLPAYEARLRVKERRHPKLYWTDPGVVRTVRQEFHPPTIAEPGALLEGWVAMLLRAYGDPISGLGGRHDGLFYWSPAGGGTEVDFLVQRGGESVAIEVKAKTRLGTRDFAGLKAIAALPGLTRRLMVFLGERPFRTADGVDALPVPHFLEELEAGRV